One Hevea brasiliensis isolate MT/VB/25A 57/8 chromosome 5, ASM3005281v1, whole genome shotgun sequence genomic region harbors:
- the LOC131180002 gene encoding NADH-ubiquinone oxidoreductase chain 4-like yields the protein MLEHFCECYSDLSGPILCPVLGSITPLFIPNSRIRPIRLIGLCASLITFLYSPVLRIQFDPSTAKSQFVESLRWLPYENINFYLGIDGISLFFVILTTFLIPICISVGWSGMRSYGKEYITASLIREFLMIAVFRMLDPLLFYVLPESVLIPMLCGAEHLLFAGIKLFLCRGLVQ from the coding sequence ATGTTAGAACATTTCTGTGAATGCTATTCTGATCTAAGTGGTCCTATTCTATGTCCCGTGCTAGGAAGCATTACTCCTCTTTTCATTCCAAATTCAAGAATACGACCGATACGATTGATTGGTCTGTGTGCCTCTCTTATTACTTTTTTGTATTCCCCTGTTCTTCGGATACAATTCGATCCTTCTACGGCCAAATCTCAATTTGTGGAAAGCCTTCGATGGCTTCCTTATGAGAACATAAATTTTTATTTGGGTATAGACGGTATCTCTTTATTCTTCGTGATATTGACCACATTTCTGATCCCTATTTGCATTTCAGTGGGTTGGTCTGGTATGAGAAGTTATGGGAAAGAGTATATTACAGCATCTCTAATTCGTGAATTTCTAATGATCGCCGTGTTCCGCATGCTGGATCCTCTACTATTCTATGTTCTTCCCGAAAGCGTGCTAATCCCTATGTTGTGCGGAGCTGAGCATCTTCTATTCGCTGGGATAAAGCTTTTCCTCTGCAGGGGCCTTGTGCAGTAA